From a region of the Vicingus serpentipes genome:
- a CDS encoding CotH kinase family protein: MLKKLVYIVIFLALALTIAAQFAYKDVWIYAVSKDKLWSYAIVDSALKNTPDFLSKISWVNPSSIEEIELDESKNNKNILFKTNLSVENISSIKHILLEYNNKYSISLYLNNNLSYKASRHLITSETDLLTGSKNTLKIYENWSRAKRFINLEKVSTFLRNGENTIILLVENVNDLKHFSPSKISISFLEEKLLPEEENINHFRENSSSIFSSSTLPVFKINTNNKAIPDEPKIESLLNVFDNKNENKITDEPISYQIKIERRGFSSQNFAKKSYGFSVLDDGIPRATPLLGLPAAKKWVLYGPYADKSLIRNALTYSLYNDMGHYSVKTAFIELIINDNYQGVYVLTEKINIGPNHLNIPELKIENNGITSGGYLLEVDRNKWSAIFPSSNDTSHLPLYYTLECPKTKKTDSSTQELIKRQFNIFEKNLYQESEDMLTNVDINSFVDHFIISEFTKNIDAYRLSTYIYNPDINAKTPIFYMGPIWDYNFAYGLTNYNDGFNPESFVYNSASYVPFWWEKLMANNTFNDALKNRYFQLRKTTLSNEYIHAKIDSFYNICKTPAQNNFKKWTVLNSKDFWPNHYLGKTYEDEIDYLKSWINKRLLFLDIEILDKKNKSPLYFEVQIINKPTWMNEIRKKAKERGVSESELVTLEAKKMSKN; encoded by the coding sequence ATGCTAAAAAAATTAGTCTATATTGTTATATTTTTAGCACTAGCATTAACTATTGCTGCTCAGTTCGCTTACAAAGATGTTTGGATTTACGCAGTTTCTAAAGATAAATTATGGTCTTACGCAATAGTTGATTCTGCTTTAAAAAACACTCCCGACTTTTTATCTAAAATAAGCTGGGTTAATCCAAGTTCTATTGAAGAAATTGAGCTAGATGAAAGTAAAAACAACAAAAACATCCTTTTTAAAACCAATTTATCAGTTGAAAACATCTCGTCCATAAAGCATATTCTATTAGAATATAATAACAAATATTCTATTTCATTATACTTAAACAATAATCTATCCTATAAAGCAAGCAGACACTTAATAACCTCTGAAACAGACCTTTTGACTGGGTCAAAAAACACGTTAAAAATTTATGAAAATTGGTCTAGAGCTAAACGATTTATTAACTTAGAAAAAGTTTCTACCTTTTTAAGAAATGGAGAAAACACAATAATATTATTGGTGGAAAATGTTAATGATTTAAAACATTTTTCTCCTAGTAAAATAAGCATCTCTTTTTTAGAAGAAAAATTACTGCCTGAAGAAGAAAATATAAATCATTTTAGAGAAAATTCTTCATCAATTTTTTCAAGTTCAACCCTGCCTGTTTTTAAAATAAACACAAATAATAAGGCTATTCCTGATGAGCCAAAAATTGAATCTCTATTAAATGTTTTTGATAACAAAAACGAAAACAAAATAACTGACGAGCCTATTTCCTATCAAATAAAAATTGAACGTAGAGGGTTTAGTTCGCAAAACTTTGCTAAAAAATCTTATGGGTTTTCAGTTCTTGATGATGGTATACCAAGAGCAACACCATTATTAGGTTTACCAGCAGCTAAAAAATGGGTCTTATATGGACCATATGCCGACAAATCTTTAATTAGAAATGCTTTAACCTATAGCTTATATAATGATATGGGGCATTATTCAGTTAAAACTGCTTTTATTGAGTTAATTATAAATGACAACTACCAAGGTGTTTATGTGCTTACCGAAAAAATTAATATTGGTCCTAATCACTTAAATATTCCTGAACTTAAAATAGAAAATAACGGTATTACATCGGGAGGCTATTTATTAGAGGTTGACAGGAATAAATGGAGTGCTATTTTCCCTTCATCTAACGACACTTCTCATCTTCCTTTATATTACACGTTGGAATGTCCTAAAACAAAAAAAACAGATAGCTCAACACAAGAATTAATAAAACGTCAATTTAATATTTTCGAAAAGAATTTATATCAAGAAAGCGAGGATATGCTAACCAATGTAGATATAAATTCTTTTGTAGACCACTTTATTATTTCTGAGTTTACTAAAAACATAGATGCTTATAGGCTTAGTACATATATCTACAATCCTGATATAAATGCAAAAACACCTATATTTTATATGGGTCCTATTTGGGATTATAATTTTGCTTACGGACTAACCAATTATAATGATGGCTTTAATCCTGAAAGTTTTGTTTACAATTCGGCTAGCTATGTGCCTTTTTGGTGGGAAAAACTAATGGCAAACAACACATTTAACGACGCTTTAAAAAATCGCTACTTTCAACTAAGAAAAACTACATTGAGCAATGAATATATTCATGCCAAAATAGATTCTTTTTATAACATTTGTAAAACCCCAGCTCAAAACAACTTTAAAAAATGGACCGTTTTAAATAGTAAAGACTTTTGGCCCAACCACTATTTGGGCAAAACATATGAAGACGAAATTGATTATTTAAAAAGTTGGATTAACAAAAGATTATTATTTCTAGATATAGAAATTTTAGACAAAAAAAACAAGTCTCCTCTCTATTTCGAGGTTCAAATAATTAACAAACCAACCTGGATGAATGAAATTCGTAAAAAAGCGAAAGAAAGAGGTGTTTCAGAAAGTGAATTAGTAACTCTAGAAGCTAAAAAAATGAGTAAGAATTAA
- a CDS encoding ArnT family glycosyltransferase, whose product MSILKKSFNFLIVLLLAIVFCFYSLSLGESILDPGDGLKHFLIAKHSWDYPALFFDHWGKPLFTLLSSPFAQFGFKGMLFFNTLLFVVTSFFLLKIAKLFSLKNGWLAILFCFSIPIYFGVVVSGLTEILLATLIVAALYYFLKENYFTGCIILSFSYFSRPESLFVIMSFVLYLLVIKKYKYIPIIGLSIIIYSIAGSFTHDDFFWVFTKRPYSSTGTYGSGELFHFVGSYKDTFGKYISFSFLVGISVISYNFIKTKLTPSNLQWNLLVVFPVFLVVGAHSILWWKGMQGSAGLLRILATIAPLVALVAVFALNKIESLLPIKTLSKPFSFLLLIVGSYTAYLTVQNHFVDDRMISSEKVLLEAAEWYKNEHKGVKIYYMPPYFAYQAGIDPFGKDTNMEMFKMFKDKKNPSNNVEFGELILWDGQFSEIEGKISLTTMYNDPSLSHVKTFKPEKSFKVYGINYEVQVFKKVKNKLQQEVNKIIERIKNNKEWFDKVKVEAENRGVSIEEMLKRSAIHVIKNRK is encoded by the coding sequence ATGAGCATATTAAAAAAATCGTTTAATTTTTTGATTGTTCTATTATTAGCCATTGTGTTTTGTTTTTATTCTCTATCGCTTGGCGAGAGTATATTAGACCCAGGAGACGGGTTAAAACATTTCTTAATTGCAAAACATTCATGGGATTATCCTGCTCTTTTTTTTGACCATTGGGGCAAACCCCTTTTTACGTTGTTAAGCTCACCTTTTGCTCAATTTGGGTTTAAAGGTATGCTGTTTTTTAATACACTTCTTTTTGTGGTAACCAGTTTTTTTTTATTAAAAATTGCCAAATTATTTTCTTTGAAAAATGGTTGGTTAGCTATTTTGTTTTGTTTTTCTATTCCCATTTATTTTGGTGTTGTTGTTTCTGGTTTAACAGAAATATTGTTAGCAACACTTATTGTAGCAGCTTTATATTACTTTTTAAAAGAAAATTATTTTACAGGGTGTATAATCCTTTCTTTTTCTTATTTCTCTAGGCCAGAAAGCTTATTTGTAATAATGAGTTTTGTTCTGTATTTATTGGTAATTAAAAAGTATAAGTACATTCCAATTATTGGTTTATCAATTATAATTTATAGCATAGCAGGGTCTTTTACTCACGATGATTTCTTTTGGGTTTTTACAAAAAGACCTTATTCCTCAACAGGAACTTACGGATCAGGGGAGTTGTTTCATTTTGTTGGAAGCTATAAAGATACCTTTGGGAAATATATATCCTTTTCTTTTTTAGTTGGGATTTCTGTAATATCTTATAATTTTATTAAAACAAAACTAACTCCCTCAAATTTACAATGGAATTTGCTTGTTGTATTCCCTGTATTTTTAGTTGTTGGTGCTCACTCAATATTGTGGTGGAAAGGGATGCAGGGTTCTGCAGGATTGTTAAGAATTTTAGCTACAATAGCTCCTTTAGTTGCTTTAGTTGCGGTTTTTGCTTTAAATAAAATAGAATCTTTATTACCAATCAAAACTCTATCTAAGCCTTTTTCTTTTCTATTATTAATAGTTGGCTCATATACAGCTTATTTAACAGTTCAAAACCATTTTGTTGATGACAGAATGATTAGTTCGGAAAAAGTGCTGTTAGAAGCTGCGGAATGGTATAAAAACGAACATAAAGGTGTGAAGATTTACTATATGCCTCCATATTTTGCTTATCAAGCAGGTATTGATCCTTTTGGAAAAGATACAAATATGGAAATGTTTAAAATGTTTAAGGACAAAAAAAACCCGTCAAATAATGTTGAGTTTGGTGAATTAATTTTGTGGGATGGACAATTTTCTGAAATTGAAGGAAAAATTTCATTGACAACAATGTATAACGATCCAAGCTTAAGTCATGTTAAAACTTTTAAACCAGAAAAATCCTTCAAAGTTTACGGAATTAATTATGAGGTTCAGGTGTTTAAGAAGGTAAAAAACAAACTACAACAGGAAGTAAACAAGATTATAGAAAGAATAAAAAACAACAAAGAATGGTTTGACAAAGTCAAAGTAGAAGCTGAAAATAGGGGTGTATCGATTGAAGAAATGTTAAAACGATCAGCAATACATGTTATAAAAAACAGAAAGTAA
- a CDS encoding alginate O-acetyltransferase AlgX-related protein, with the protein MKKLLLGLVFFLLFIPLIQWNIQLFEEEPLGGEYTVAEEPELNWNNWLTGSYQEQFSSFFNDTIGFKKTLVRTYNQYCFSLFNKANSVNTIIGKDKVLFQENVIESYLGKNFAGEDKLNKIVDDFKSAQIDLEKRGILLVAVIAPGKASFLKEYIPTRFALSQKKTNNYDYLTKRLIEKDANIVDLSELLRNTKTEYPLFPKNGMHWSGYSTILTFNSLTRFIEEKTKKNLRGYIQKPGVLTKDSLRYTDNDIAKAMNTLWLPENFLMNYPVVEFEEDKYYKPNVLIIGDSYSQSFYGFYPFYENVFNSESSFWYYNRIELWPYESGKETNVHKLDKKEEILSRNVILLMATEDNLHRFGFGFLEDYKYILEGVESPKDKEVKRLEESIRNNPEWMKFIYIQAKERNQTVDQTVRANAIHLFNNKK; encoded by the coding sequence ATGAAAAAATTATTGTTAGGGTTAGTATTTTTTCTTTTATTTATACCGTTAATTCAATGGAATATACAATTATTTGAAGAGGAACCTTTGGGTGGTGAATATACTGTTGCCGAAGAACCAGAACTAAATTGGAATAATTGGTTGACGGGTAGTTATCAAGAACAATTCTCTAGTTTTTTTAATGATACTATAGGATTTAAAAAAACCTTGGTAAGAACATATAATCAATATTGTTTTTCCCTTTTTAATAAAGCAAATTCTGTTAACACGATTATAGGAAAAGATAAAGTCTTGTTTCAAGAAAATGTAATTGAGTCTTATTTGGGTAAGAATTTTGCAGGAGAAGATAAGCTAAACAAAATAGTTGACGACTTTAAGTCTGCTCAAATAGATTTAGAAAAGCGAGGAATTCTTTTAGTTGCTGTTATTGCACCAGGTAAAGCTTCGTTTTTAAAAGAATATATACCAACTAGGTTTGCCTTATCACAAAAGAAAACTAACAATTATGACTACCTAACAAAGAGGCTGATAGAAAAGGATGCAAATATTGTTGATTTAAGTGAGTTATTAAGAAATACTAAAACCGAATATCCGTTATTTCCTAAAAACGGAATGCATTGGTCTGGCTATAGTACGATTTTAACATTTAACTCTTTAACTCGATTTATCGAAGAAAAAACAAAAAAGAATTTAAGAGGCTACATACAAAAACCAGGTGTTTTAACAAAAGATAGTTTGAGGTACACAGATAATGATATTGCAAAAGCAATGAACACTCTTTGGTTGCCAGAAAATTTTTTAATGAATTATCCGGTTGTAGAGTTTGAGGAAGATAAATATTATAAGCCAAATGTGTTAATTATAGGAGATAGTTATTCTCAAAGCTTTTATGGTTTTTACCCTTTTTATGAAAACGTTTTCAACTCTGAGTCTAGTTTTTGGTACTATAATAGAATCGAACTTTGGCCTTACGAATCGGGTAAAGAAACAAACGTTCATAAACTAGATAAAAAAGAAGAAATATTATCTAGAAATGTTATACTATTGATGGCTACAGAAGACAATTTGCATCGTTTTGGCTTTGGTTTCCTTGAGGATTATAAATATATTTTAGAAGGGGTAGAAAGCCCTAAAGATAAAGAAGTAAAAAGGCTGGAAGAAAGCATAAGAAATAACCCAGAATGGATGAAATTTATTTATATTCAAGCGAAAGAAAGAAACCAAACAGTTGATCAAACAGTTAGAGCAAACGCTATTCATCTATTCAACAATAAGAAGTAA